The Phoenix dactylifera cultivar Barhee BC4 chromosome 9, palm_55x_up_171113_PBpolish2nd_filt_p, whole genome shotgun sequence genome window below encodes:
- the LOC103700830 gene encoding GDP-L-galactose phosphorylase 1-like: protein MMSGNQGGQVGNKEGSGGGGCGRNCLSKCCLLHGGAKLPLYSFSKSAKGSGLSSERKKPHSLFLDRLLKVWEDRRLRGLFHHDITACETKILPGEHGFIVVLVEGRDLKKRPTEFGLDEVLQHFDGRKFNFTKIGQEEVLFRFEESGNDEAQYLEHAPVMASACPNVIAINVSPIAYGHVLLIPRILDCMPQRIDRESFLLAMRMAREAHNPYFRVGYNSLGAFATINHLHFQAYCLTESFPVEKAPTQMITTLGSGVKISQLLHYPVRGLVFEGGSSLEDLSDVISSACIFLQDTNCPYNVLISDSGKQIFLFPQCYAEKRAQGKVSQEILEKQVNPAIWELGGHFALKRRQDYVEASEGSLCSFLEMVSLSEERFTEMKGYILEALASVAVKDIMERAERD from the exons ATGATGTCCGGCAACCAAGGAGGCCAAGTTGGTAACAAGGAGGGgagcggaggaggagggtgtgGCCGCAATTGCCTCTCCAAGTGCTGCCTTCTTCATGGAG GGGCCAAGCTTCCTCTGTATTCTTTCAGCAAGTCTGCCAAGGGTTCTGGGCTTTCATCAGAGAGGAAAAAGCCTCATTCATTGTTCCTCGATAGACTTCTCAAAGTG TGGGAGGACCGCAGGCTTAGAGGACTGTTCCACCATGATATCACTGCCTGTGAAACTAAG ATACTTCCAGGAGAACATGGTTTTATAGTGGTACTGGTTGAAGGTCGTGACCTCAAGAAACGGCCAACTGAGTTTGGACTCGATGAGGTCCTCCAACACTTTGATGGGAGAAAGTTCAACTTTACGAAAATAGGGCAAGAGGAGGTGCTCTTTAGATTTGAAGAAAGTGGGAATGATGAAGCCCAGTACCTCGAACATGCTCCTGTTATGGCATCAGCCTGCCCAAATGTGATTGCCATCAAT GTGAGCCCAATAGCATATGGCCATGTGCTTTTGATCCCTCGCATACTAGACTGCATGCCACAGAGGATTGATCGAGAGAGCTTCTTACTCGCCATGCGCATGGCGAGGGAAGCCCATAATCCCTATTTCAGAGTGGGTTATAACAGTCTTGGTGCCTTTGCCACCATTAATCACCTCCACTTCCAG GCTTACTGCTTGACTGAATCATTCCCAGTGGAAAAGGCTCCAACTCAGATGATTACAACTTTAGGGAGTGGGGTGAAGATTTCTCAACTGTTACATTATCCTGTAAGAGGTCTTGTTTTCGAAGGTGGAAGTAGCCTGGAAGATCTATCAGATGTCATCTCCAGTGCCTGCATTTTCCTTCAAGATACCAACTGCCCCTACAATGTCCTCATATCTGATTCCGGCAAGCAGATTTTCCTCTTCCCACAG TGTTATGCTGAGAAAAGGGCCCAAGGAAAAGTTAGCCAAGAGATCCTTGAAAAGCAAGTGAATCCAGCAATATGGGAGCTTGGCGGTCATTTTGCATTGAAGCGGAGACAGGATTATGTGGAAGCATCAGAAGGGAGCTTATGTAGTTTCTTGGAAATGGTGTCTCTCTCTGAGGAACGGTTCACAGAGATGAAGGGATATATCTTGGAAGCCCTTGCCAGTGTAGCTGTCAAGGATATCATGGAAAGGGCAGAAAGGGATTGA